Proteins found in one Miscanthus floridulus cultivar M001 chromosome 4, ASM1932011v1, whole genome shotgun sequence genomic segment:
- the LOC136551679 gene encoding L-ascorbate oxidase-like, with protein sequence MAFLHGAARLQCSLFLCLSLSTVARAATRRHEWEVSYQFKSPDCVRKLSATINGQTPGPTIRATRGDTVEVKVRNSLLTENLAIHWHGIRQIGTPWADGTEGVTQCPILPGDTFTYAFVVDRPGTYMYHAHYGMQRSAGLYGVIVVVAADDDAEPFAYDDEHDVLLNDWWHSSTYEQAVGLASVPMVWVREPHSLLINGRGRFNCSAAVPGTCNATSPECATPVLAVVPGKTYRFRIASVTSLSALNFEIEGHEMTVVEADGHCVKPFVVKNLNIYSGETYSVLIKADLDPNRNYWLASNVVSREPATPTGTAILSYNGDRAPPSTTPPMGPAWNDTMYRFQQSVATVAHPAHVEPPPPRANRTILLLNTQNKIDGHIKWALNGVSFALPHTPYLVAMKRGLLGTFDQRPPPETYTHQGYDVYAPPPNPNATVSDGLYRLQFGSVVDVVLQNANMLAPNKSETHPWHLHGHDFWVLGYGIGRFDPEVHPASYNLKDPILKNTVAVHPYGWTALRFKADNPGVWAFHCHIEAHFFMGMGVVFEEGIHRVSNLPPEIMGCGETKGGH encoded by the exons ATGGCATTCCTGCATGGGGCGGCGCGCCTCCAGTGCAGCCTGTTCCTCTGCCTCTCGCTGTCCACGGTGGCGCGTGCCGCGACGCGTCGCCATGAGTGGGAGGTCAGCTACCAGTTCAAGTCCCCGGACTGCGTACGGAAGCTCTCGGCCACCATCAACGGGCAGACGCCCGGGCCGACGATCCGCGCCACGCGGGGCGACACCGTGGAGGTGAAGGTGAGGAACTCGCTGCTGACGGAGAACCTGGCGATCCACTGGCACGGCATCCGGCAGATCGGCACGCCGTGGGCGGACGGCACGGAGGGGGTGACGCAGTGCCCGATCCTCCCCGGGGACACCTTCACCTACGCCTTCGTCGTGGACCGCCCGGGCACGTACATGTACCACGCGCACTACGGGATGCAGCGCTCCGCGGGGCTGTAcggcgtcatcgtcgtcgtcgcggcGGACGACGACGCGGAGCCGTTCGCCTACGACGACGAGCACGACGTGCTGCTCAACGACTGGTGGCACAGCAGCACCTACGAGCAGGCCGTCGGGCTCGCGTCCGTGCCAATGGTCTGGGTCCGGGAGCCGCACTCGCTCCTCATCAACGGCCGCGGGAGGTTCAACTGCTCGGCGGCGGTGCCGGGGACCTGCAACGCCACCAGCCCGGAGTGCGCCACGCCGGTGCTTGCCGTCGTGCCTGGGAAGACCTACCGGTTTCGCATCGCCAGCGTCACGTCCTTGTCCGCTCTCAACTTTGAGATCGAG GGCCACGAAATGACGGTGGTGGAGGCCGACGGCCACTGCGTGAAGCCGTTCGTGGTGAAGAACCTCAACATCTACTCCGGCGAGACCTACTCCGTGCTCATCAAGGCCGACCTGGACCCCAACCGCAACTACTGGCTCGCCTCCAACGTCGTAAGCCGCGAGCCTGCCACACCCACCGGCACCGCCATCCTGAGCTACAACGGTGACCGCGCACCGCCGTCGACAACCCCGCCCATGGGCCCGGCCTGGAACGACACCATGTACCGGTTCCAGCAGAGCGTGGCGACGGTGGCGCACCCGGCGCACGTCGAgcctccgccgccgcgcgccAACCGCACCATCCTCCTGCTCAACACGCAGAACAAGATCGACGGGCACATCAAATGGGCGCTCAACGGCGTGTCCTTCGCGCTGCCGCACACGCCCTACCTGGTGGCCATGAAGCGGGGGCTCCTGGGCACCTTCGACCAGCGGCCGCCGCCGGAGACGTACACGCACCAGGGGTACGACGTGTACGCTCCTCCGCCGAACCCGAACGCGACGGTCAGCGACGGGCTGTATCGTCTGCAGTTCGGCTCCGTCGTCGACGTGGTGCTGCAGAACGCCAACATGCTGGCGCCGAACAAGAGCGAGACGCACCCGTGGCACCTGCATGGCCACGACTTCTGGGTGCTGGGCTACGGCATCGGCCGCTTCGACCCGGAGGTGCACCCGGCGTCATACAACCTGAAGGACCCGATACTGAAGAACACGGTGGCCGTGCACCCCTACGGCTGGACGGCGCTGCGGTTCAAGGCCGACAACCCTGGGGTGTGGGCGTTCCATTGCCACATCGAGGCCCATTTCTTCATGGGAATGGGAGTCGTCTTCGAGGAAGGCATTCACCGTGTCTCCAATCTCCCGCCGGAGATCATGGGATGTGGGGAAACCAAGGGTGGTCACTGA